The following proteins are encoded in a genomic region of Streptococcus constellatus subsp. constellatus:
- a CDS encoding ABC transporter ATP-binding protein: MNKPIIEFKNVSKVFEDNNTVVLKDINFELEEGKFYTLLGASGSGKSTILNIIAGLLDASSGDVFLDGVRINDIPTNKRDVHTVFQSYALFPHMTVFENVAFPLRLRKVEKQEIERRVAEVLKMVRLDGFEKRSIRKLSGGQRQRVAIARAIVNEPRVVLLDEPLSALDLKLRTDMQYELRELQQRLGITFVFVTHDQEEALAMSDWIFVMNEGEIVQSGTPVDIYDEPINHFVATFIGESNILPGKMIEDYLVEFNGKRFEAVDGGMRPNEQVEVVIRPEDLRITLPEEGKLQVKVDTQLFRGVHYEIIAYDELGNEWMIHSTRKAIVGEEIGLQFEPEDIHIMRLNETEEEFDARIEEYVEMEEQEAGLINAIEEERDEENNL; encoded by the coding sequence TTGAACAAACCAATAATTGAATTTAAAAACGTATCAAAAGTTTTTGAAGATAATAATACAGTCGTCTTAAAAGACATCAATTTTGAATTAGAAGAAGGGAAGTTTTACACTCTTTTAGGTGCTTCTGGATCAGGAAAATCAACCATTCTAAATATCATCGCTGGCTTGTTGGATGCGTCCAGCGGTGATGTTTTTCTTGACGGCGTCCGAATCAACGATATTCCAACCAACAAACGTGATGTGCATACGGTGTTTCAGTCCTATGCCCTTTTTCCGCACATGACTGTTTTTGAAAATGTGGCATTTCCGTTGCGTTTGCGTAAAGTTGAAAAACAGGAAATAGAGCGACGAGTTGCAGAAGTCCTGAAAATGGTGCGTTTGGATGGTTTTGAGAAACGCTCTATTCGCAAATTGTCCGGTGGACAACGCCAACGAGTGGCTATTGCGCGTGCTATTGTCAATGAACCGCGGGTTGTTTTGCTGGATGAGCCTTTATCTGCACTGGATTTGAAGTTGCGAACAGACATGCAGTATGAATTACGTGAATTGCAGCAGCGTCTAGGGATTACTTTTGTCTTTGTCACCCACGACCAAGAAGAAGCTCTGGCCATGAGTGACTGGATTTTTGTTATGAATGAGGGAGAGATTGTCCAGTCGGGAACACCTGTTGATATATATGACGAACCTATTAATCACTTTGTAGCGACCTTTATCGGCGAATCTAATATTCTTCCAGGAAAGATGATTGAGGACTATTTGGTTGAATTTAATGGCAAGCGATTTGAAGCTGTCGACGGAGGAATGCGTCCTAATGAGCAGGTGGAAGTCGTCATTCGTCCAGAAGATTTGCGGATTACACTTCCGGAAGAAGGAAAACTGCAAGTTAAGGTTGATACGCAGCTTTTCCGTGGCGTGCATTATGAGATTATCGCTTATGATGAATTGGGCAATGAATGGATGATTCATTCGACTCGCAAGGCCATTGTCGGAGAAGAGATCGGACTGCAGTTTGAACCAGAAGATATTCATATCATGCGGCTTAATGAAACAGAGGAAGAGTTTGATGCTCGGATTGAAGAATATGTCGAAATGGAAGAGCAGGAAGCAGGCTTAATCAATGCTATTGAGGAGGAGCGCGATGAAGAAAACAACCTCTAA
- the murB gene encoding UDP-N-acetylmuramate dehydrogenase produces MSTLETLKSELNGIDIRFDEPLKQYTYTKVGGAADYLVFPRNRYELARVVKFANREQIPWMVLGNASNIIVRDGGIRGFVIMFDKLNGVAVDGYTIEAEAGANLIETTHVALYHSLTGFEFACGIPGSIGGAVFMNAGAYGGEISHILLSCKVLTRDGEIKNISAQDMKFGYRRSYVQQTGDVVISAKFALAPGMHRVIRQEMERLTHLRQLKQPLEYPSCGSVFKRPVGHFAGQLISEANLKGHRIGGVEVSTKHAGFMVNVDNGTAADYENLIAHVIETVKAHSGVTLEREVRIIGEK; encoded by the coding sequence ATGTCAACTTTAGAAACGTTAAAATCTGAATTGAACGGAATTGATATCCGTTTTGATGAACCTTTAAAACAATATACTTACACAAAAGTAGGTGGAGCTGCCGATTATCTGGTTTTTCCGCGAAATCGTTATGAATTAGCACGAGTGGTGAAATTTGCTAATCGGGAGCAGATTCCTTGGATGGTACTAGGGAATGCTAGCAATATCATCGTTCGCGACGGTGGTATTCGCGGTTTTGTTATTATGTTTGATAAGTTAAACGGTGTTGCAGTAGACGGCTACACCATTGAAGCAGAAGCAGGTGCCAATCTGATTGAGACGACCCATGTTGCGCTTTATCACAGTCTGACAGGTTTTGAGTTTGCTTGCGGGATTCCAGGGAGTATTGGCGGAGCTGTCTTTATGAATGCTGGTGCTTATGGTGGTGAAATTTCGCATATTTTACTTTCTTGTAAGGTGCTGACACGAGATGGAGAAATCAAAAATATCAGTGCTCAAGACATGAAATTTGGCTATCGCCGTTCTTACGTTCAACAGACAGGCGATGTGGTAATCTCTGCCAAGTTTGCCTTAGCACCAGGAATGCACCGTGTGATTCGTCAAGAAATGGAACGTTTGACCCACCTTCGTCAATTGAAGCAGCCTTTAGAGTATCCTTCTTGTGGCTCTGTTTTTAAACGTCCGGTGGGGCATTTCGCAGGGCAATTGATTAGTGAAGCAAATTTAAAAGGGCACCGCATTGGTGGGGTAGAAGTTTCGACAAAGCATGCAGGTTTTATGGTCAATGTTGATAATGGAACAGCAGCTGATTATGAAAATTTGATTGCACATGTGATTGAGACAGTCAAAGCTCATTCAGGTGTGACTTTGGAAAGAGAAGTCCGAATTATTGGCGAGAAGTGA